One Halostella limicola genomic window carries:
- a CDS encoding M20 family metallopeptidase, translating into MDNTEVTELIQELVRIETENPPGNELKCAEYIHGWFKEHEIETELIDEPVEDRPQVVARIGDGDPTLVLNGHTDVVPAGDREKWTYGPYSGTVDNGKIYGRGAVDMKTGLAIGMLTTRDIGKELERGDSSGSIIFHGAMGEETGDPGTKTLLEKGYTGEYGVVLEPTGMRVATATKGTAWYTITVSGEPSHASRPDQGTNAIENANHVIEALTDYGTDVRSREDELVGTAFATLTEFSAGTKENIVPERAEITLDRRVLPDERFEDLDEELNSILEQLADEHGIETEWKQYQIYEPSLTPEESRVTDVFRRNVAELTDVPTEPWGIPAATDTRDLINSAEMDAITWGPGDISQAHTFDEYIYEQEAVDGLHVLKQAARELLQ; encoded by the coding sequence ATGGATAACACTGAAGTTACAGAACTCATTCAGGAACTGGTCCGGATTGAAACTGAAAATCCTCCAGGAAACGAGCTGAAGTGTGCAGAGTACATTCACGGTTGGTTCAAAGAACACGAGATCGAGACAGAACTGATCGACGAACCTGTGGAAGACCGTCCACAGGTTGTGGCCCGAATCGGAGATGGCGACCCGACGCTCGTTCTGAACGGACATACGGATGTAGTGCCGGCCGGGGACCGCGAAAAGTGGACGTACGGCCCTTACTCGGGAACCGTAGACAACGGGAAGATCTACGGTCGCGGCGCAGTGGACATGAAGACTGGGCTCGCGATCGGTATGCTCACGACCCGGGATATCGGTAAGGAGCTAGAGCGGGGCGACTCCAGCGGTTCCATAATCTTTCACGGGGCAATGGGCGAGGAAACGGGTGACCCCGGGACGAAAACGCTGCTTGAGAAGGGCTACACGGGTGAATACGGAGTCGTCCTCGAACCTACCGGGATGCGGGTTGCCACCGCAACCAAGGGCACGGCCTGGTATACGATCACGGTCTCCGGCGAGCCCTCCCATGCGAGCAGACCTGATCAGGGAACAAATGCGATAGAGAACGCTAACCACGTCATCGAAGCGCTCACCGACTACGGAACCGACGTCCGGTCTCGGGAGGACGAACTGGTCGGGACCGCGTTCGCCACGTTGACGGAATTCTCGGCCGGAACCAAGGAGAACATCGTTCCGGAACGCGCTGAGATCACATTGGACAGACGGGTTCTACCGGACGAGCGCTTCGAAGATCTCGATGAAGAACTCAACTCGATACTCGAGCAGCTTGCCGACGAACACGGCATTGAGACTGAGTGGAAGCAATATCAGATATACGAACCGTCGTTGACTCCTGAGGAGAGCCGGGTGACCGACGTATTCCGACGAAATGTAGCGGAGCTTACTGACGTGCCGACAGAGCCCTGGGGGATCCCCGCAGCGACGGATACTCGCGATTTGATAAACAGCGCCGAAATGGACGCGATCACATGGGGACCCGGCGATATCTCGCAGGCTCATACGTTCGACGAGTACATTTACGAGCAGGAAGCAGTGGATGGGTTGCACGTACTCAAACAGGCGGCAAGAGAACTCCTTCAATAG
- a CDS encoding Lrp/AsnC family transcriptional regulator has product MDELDLEILKTIAEKRTDSPTEIHEETGIPESTIYYRLNNLHDEGIIKNDLYDMDLEKLGLGITIIVEVVANYKEDYHKEVGEKLSEVEGVSEVHFTMGDRDFVVNAHVPDRKGVERLISDFEKIEEVERTESKYTITTIKNEPRAINTYSLETLIETLVDSNDTGNTES; this is encoded by the coding sequence ATGGATGAACTAGACCTCGAAATCCTGAAGACGATTGCAGAAAAACGGACCGACAGTCCAACGGAGATTCACGAGGAGACCGGAATCCCAGAGTCGACTATCTATTACCGCCTCAACAACCTTCACGACGAAGGAATCATCAAGAACGACCTCTACGATATGGATCTCGAAAAGTTGGGGCTCGGTATAACGATTATCGTCGAGGTGGTCGCTAACTACAAAGAAGATTACCATAAGGAAGTCGGAGAGAAGCTCAGCGAAGTGGAGGGCGTGAGTGAGGTTCACTTCACGATGGGCGATCGGGACTTCGTTGTGAACGCCCACGTTCCTGATCGGAAAGGTGTCGAACGCCTCATCAGCGACTTCGAGAAGATCGAGGAGGTCGAACGGACGGAGTCAAAGTACACAATTACGACGATCAAAAACGAACCGCGCGCTATCAATACGTATTCGCTCGAGACCCTCATTGAGACGCTCGTTGACTCAAACGATACCGGTAACACAGAGTCGTGA
- a CDS encoding aminotransferase family protein — protein MSEQEPITANENSTIAHWNTPGTESISLDRGEGIRVYDGDDNEYLDFTSQLYCVNAGHSNEAITEAIKSQADRIQYVSSAKDNDTRTELANRLTEVAPDSLNDVFFGISGSEANEAAIQIAREVQDASTVLTRWRSYHGATYASGGMTGDPETRLAVESHAATTNNVKFLPPFTGVDGPFDTRSTKALAEQAADHLEYVILNQGPESIAALVTEVVGGSSGAFTAPPGYFERVRELCDKYDILLIIDEVITGFGRCGDWFGSQTENLDPDMITFAKGVTSAYVPLAGVLVNDRIGTHLREEGIDVGQTFAGNPLACAAGIAAMDEYEDQIGNVCQLAPELEKQLEGLSHHDVVGDIRGRGFLYAIEFTDPETGNPVFDPRIEDGRNPVKEVVARAAENGALFGPGRPPFQIMVAPPFCADREDIDTAVSVLDEAIDEVF, from the coding sequence ATGTCGGAGCAAGAACCGATCACGGCCAATGAGAACTCGACGATCGCTCACTGGAATACTCCCGGGACAGAATCCATATCCCTTGATCGGGGAGAAGGGATTCGGGTCTATGACGGTGATGACAACGAATATCTTGATTTCACTTCACAGTTGTATTGTGTGAACGCAGGTCACAGTAATGAAGCGATCACAGAAGCCATCAAATCACAGGCTGACCGGATCCAATACGTCTCTTCAGCGAAGGATAATGATACGCGAACGGAGTTGGCTAATAGGCTAACCGAGGTCGCACCGGATTCACTAAACGATGTCTTCTTCGGAATTTCTGGGAGCGAAGCGAACGAAGCGGCGATTCAGATTGCACGGGAAGTCCAAGACGCATCAACGGTTCTAACACGCTGGCGATCGTACCACGGTGCGACATATGCTTCCGGTGGTATGACTGGTGATCCTGAGACGCGGCTTGCTGTGGAATCACACGCGGCCACCACGAACAACGTCAAGTTCCTACCGCCATTCACCGGAGTTGACGGTCCGTTTGATACACGGTCGACCAAGGCATTAGCTGAGCAAGCGGCGGACCACCTAGAGTACGTGATACTCAATCAGGGTCCGGAGTCGATCGCGGCGCTGGTCACCGAAGTTGTGGGAGGAAGTAGTGGTGCCTTCACAGCTCCGCCAGGTTACTTTGAGCGCGTGCGGGAACTCTGTGATAAGTACGATATCCTGCTGATTATCGACGAGGTTATCACTGGCTTCGGTAGATGTGGTGACTGGTTCGGGAGTCAAACAGAGAACCTCGATCCCGATATGATCACTTTCGCAAAGGGCGTGACCAGCGCTTATGTGCCGTTGGCAGGCGTGTTAGTGAACGATCGAATCGGAACACACCTTCGGGAAGAAGGGATCGACGTTGGCCAGACATTCGCCGGCAATCCGCTCGCCTGTGCAGCAGGCATCGCGGCAATGGACGAGTACGAGGATCAGATCGGGAACGTCTGCCAACTCGCCCCGGAACTCGAGAAGCAACTTGAGGGACTCTCTCACCACGACGTCGTGGGCGACATCCGAGGACGCGGATTCCTCTATGCGATCGAGTTCACCGATCCGGAGACGGGCAATCCAGTCTTCGATCCCCGGATCGAAGACGGCCGGAATCCCGTCAAAGAGGTGGTTGCCAGGGCGGCTGAGAACGGAGCACTGTTCGGTCCGGGCCGTCCACCTTTCCAGATAATGGTCGCTCCGCCGTTCTGTGCCGACCGCGAAGACATCGATACAGCCGTCTCCGTCCTGGACGAGGCCATCGACGAAGTCTTCTAA
- a CDS encoding ornithine cyclodeaminase family protein, translated as MSTLEESDQANQGTLMIGPDELTECIEMSNVIDAIEDAFVAYQNGDAKMPPKSYVDLDEINGDFRAMPAAVGDSAGIKWVNVHPDNPETFGLPTVMGVVIYSDPETAYPLAIMDGTKLTRFRTGAVAGVATRHLAPSGANSLGLLGAGQQAHAQLAAIANVIDLDRVVVSDLDEKAIERFIANENDRNIEVVSGTPEDVAGCDVISTTTPSEDPILKREWISDGTHINAIGADAEGKQELESQILVDANVIVDDWVQCSHSGEINVPVAEGRLEQEDVYADLSEVVTGEAPESGDDDITVFDSTGLAIQDIATARLVYESADEQGFGTEFSLVSD; from the coding sequence ATGAGTACTCTAGAAGAATCAGACCAAGCGAATCAGGGCACTCTCATGATCGGCCCCGACGAACTGACAGAGTGTATTGAGATGTCGAACGTCATCGACGCGATTGAAGATGCATTTGTCGCATATCAAAACGGAGATGCAAAGATGCCGCCAAAATCATACGTCGATCTTGATGAGATCAATGGCGACTTTCGTGCGATGCCGGCGGCGGTGGGGGACTCAGCTGGAATCAAGTGGGTAAACGTCCACCCGGACAACCCGGAAACGTTCGGCTTGCCCACCGTAATGGGCGTTGTTATCTATAGCGACCCAGAAACAGCCTATCCTCTAGCAATAATGGACGGGACGAAGCTGACACGCTTTAGGACGGGAGCCGTGGCCGGTGTTGCTACTCGTCACCTTGCGCCTTCCGGTGCAAATTCATTGGGTCTCCTCGGTGCAGGCCAACAGGCACACGCGCAACTCGCTGCCATCGCGAACGTTATCGATCTCGATCGGGTGGTCGTGTCTGACCTTGATGAAAAGGCAATCGAACGATTCATCGCAAACGAGAACGATCGCAATATCGAAGTCGTAAGTGGAACGCCAGAAGATGTCGCAGGATGTGATGTTATCTCTACGACGACACCTTCCGAAGATCCGATTCTGAAACGCGAATGGATTTCCGATGGGACACATATCAACGCTATCGGTGCTGACGCTGAAGGGAAACAGGAACTGGAATCACAGATTCTCGTTGATGCAAACGTGATCGTCGACGATTGGGTGCAGTGTTCACACAGCGGCGAGATTAACGTTCCTGTCGCCGAAGGTCGTCTCGAGCAAGAAGACGTTTACGCCGATCTCAGCGAAGTCGTCACCGGCGAAGCACCCGAGTCTGGTGACGACGACATAACAGTCTTCGATTCGACTGGGCTGGCCATCCAGGACATCGCTACGGCCCGTCTCGTGTATGAATCCGCGGACGAACAGGGATTCGGCACCGAATTTAGCTTGGTTAGCGACTGA
- a CDS encoding TRAP transporter large permease, with amino-acid sequence MAIKKDKYPFVGRIEQVEALLRNLEWAIRYVLKWLSITALLGIVIFININVFFRYVLNNALPWPGGTSIILNIWVTYVGGAIAYYVGDHVSIQYVHKKLPSSVARGATVFINGLVVLLGFAMLQLGAQLALDQASSQTVYEVLGISQISMFWTRIPLAIGGFYLTIEGGQRILGTLIEDLVDDSYIALSTLIVLCLGGAFVSFTNFAPPGNSILQIVVIFVLLIFLILINTPVAFAMALSPLIFLLFFPNGLAILQPLIVIQQMGQGINSFSILAIPLFIYAGRIMTIAGITQQIINFANLIVGRLRAGLSHVNVVSSMLFAGISGSAVADTAAVGSILIPSMKDEGYDTGYTCAVTCSSSVIGPIIPPSIIMIIFAITVPSVSVAGIFMAGVIPGILMGLGLMAATYIIGYRTGWEKFPEVEHRERPDTAEAIGIVKDAGFALLMPLIIIGGILSGVFTATEAGGVAVLYAIVIGIFVYREITLTEFVKASYSAATMSGVTLFIIGAAMPITQLMAITGVPDEIAAVILATTSSELVILLLIVGILSLLALFIESIANILLWAPVFAPLAVEIGVDPLHFGIVMIMTLAMGMITPPLGVTLFVAAPIANTNIENISKNLIIFFLIELVILLLVIAVPDIALWLPRMLGYT; translated from the coding sequence ATGGCTATAAAGAAAGATAAGTATCCATTTGTTGGAAGGATTGAACAGGTAGAAGCGCTACTCAGAAATCTTGAGTGGGCCATACGGTATGTGCTGAAATGGCTATCGATTACTGCCTTACTTGGTATCGTGATTTTCATCAATATCAACGTCTTTTTTCGATACGTTCTTAATAACGCCCTCCCGTGGCCAGGAGGTACGTCGATTATCCTGAATATCTGGGTGACGTACGTTGGCGGAGCCATCGCCTATTACGTTGGGGACCACGTAAGCATTCAGTACGTCCATAAGAAACTCCCGTCATCCGTCGCCCGAGGTGCAACAGTATTCATCAATGGATTGGTTGTTCTTCTCGGATTCGCGATGTTACAGCTGGGGGCACAGTTAGCGCTGGATCAGGCGAGTAGCCAGACCGTCTACGAAGTCCTCGGAATCTCACAGATTTCAATGTTTTGGACGCGTATCCCACTTGCAATCGGTGGATTCTATCTCACTATCGAAGGCGGACAGCGCATACTCGGAACATTAATTGAGGACCTAGTTGACGACAGCTACATTGCACTAAGCACGCTTATTGTCCTCTGTCTCGGTGGTGCCTTCGTCTCGTTCACCAACTTTGCCCCCCCGGGCAATAGTATCCTGCAAATAGTTGTAATATTTGTTTTACTCATATTCCTAATCCTCATCAATACACCGGTCGCGTTCGCGATGGCACTTAGTCCGTTGATATTTTTGCTATTCTTCCCGAACGGATTAGCAATCCTCCAACCGCTGATAGTCATCCAACAGATGGGACAAGGAATAAATTCGTTTTCGATCTTGGCGATTCCGCTCTTCATTTACGCCGGACGGATTATGACGATCGCCGGTATCACACAGCAGATCATCAATTTTGCAAACCTTATCGTCGGACGATTGCGAGCAGGGCTCTCTCACGTTAACGTCGTATCGAGCATGCTCTTTGCAGGTATTTCTGGATCTGCCGTCGCTGACACCGCAGCGGTGGGCAGCATCCTCATTCCGTCCATGAAGGACGAAGGGTACGATACCGGATACACGTGCGCGGTAACCTGTTCCTCATCGGTCATTGGACCGATCATTCCGCCAAGTATCATTATGATCATCTTCGCGATCACAGTTCCATCTGTGAGTGTTGCCGGCATCTTCATGGCTGGTGTCATCCCTGGTATCCTAATGGGTCTTGGTCTAATGGCCGCAACATACATCATTGGTTACCGTACTGGTTGGGAAAAATTCCCAGAGGTTGAACACCGCGAACGGCCGGACACGGCCGAGGCGATTGGCATCGTCAAAGACGCTGGGTTCGCGCTTCTCATGCCACTTATCATCATTGGTGGCATTCTCTCTGGAGTATTTACCGCGACAGAGGCCGGTGGCGTGGCCGTGCTATACGCGATCGTGATTGGGATCTTTGTCTACCGTGAGATCACCCTTACAGAATTCGTCAAAGCGAGTTATAGTGCGGCCACAATGTCCGGTGTAACGCTGTTTATCATCGGGGCAGCGATGCCAATAACCCAACTGATGGCAATCACGGGTGTCCCAGATGAAATAGCCGCCGTGATACTTGCAACCACGAGCAGTGAGCTAGTTATACTCCTCTTGATCGTCGGTATTCTCTCTCTGTTAGCGTTGTTCATTGAATCGATCGCCAACATACTTCTCTGGGCCCCAGTGTTCGCACCATTAGCGGTAGAAATCGGCGTCGATCCACTACACTTTGGTATCGTGATGATAATGACGCTGGCGATGGGGATGATTACGCCGCCACTCGGCGTAACGCTGTTCGTGGCAGCGCCGATAGCGAATACCAATATCGAAAATATTAGTAAAAACCTTATCATTTTCTTTTTGATAGAATTGGTAATCCTCCTCCTAGTTATCGCTGTCCCGGACATCGCATTGTGGCTACCGCGAATGCTCGGATATACGTAA
- a CDS encoding TRAP transporter substrate-binding protein yields MADDHSSQFNRRAALKGLAGAGSVGLAGLAGCFSGGGGTDNDRSQLAFALSGNQGSAHYEGAQLLADTVEEKSDGELTLDVICCQQAGGPPEITQSVQSGSLDIGLSAVNNLAGLTPAWLVSQLPYLWKSHSDMYDFWNNADIVEEINQRAYQDLDNIQVLSYWGSNGGSMRHLHFTSNPGAQTPGDLDGQKIRVTESPIEQSTIDQWNLSPSPIAWSETVSAMQQGTVNGIHIHYFWLYNSDMFEQINYTVETATQDSPAIVHINRDTLDSLSEDKKSILNESISEVTPQQIEMDIQQGEEAKSTIQEENSDIEIYTPTDDELTEWQSAASSVYDEWLGEEGVAEDTVKAVLDYQDYQPPGVDI; encoded by the coding sequence ATGGCAGATGATCACAGTTCGCAGTTTAACCGGAGAGCCGCACTGAAGGGACTCGCTGGTGCAGGATCAGTTGGCCTAGCTGGCTTGGCCGGGTGTTTCAGTGGTGGCGGTGGTACTGATAATGATCGGTCACAACTTGCGTTCGCGCTGTCAGGGAATCAGGGAAGTGCTCATTACGAGGGTGCCCAATTGTTAGCGGATACTGTCGAAGAGAAATCCGACGGCGAACTAACTCTGGATGTTATCTGTTGTCAACAAGCCGGTGGCCCGCCTGAGATCACACAATCGGTTCAGTCCGGGAGTCTGGACATAGGACTGTCAGCGGTGAACAACCTTGCAGGACTGACGCCGGCGTGGCTAGTTTCACAGCTACCATATCTGTGGAAATCGCATAGCGACATGTACGACTTCTGGAACAATGCAGACATCGTCGAAGAGATCAACCAGCGAGCATACCAAGATTTGGATAATATACAGGTACTATCATATTGGGGAAGTAATGGAGGGAGTATGAGACATCTCCATTTCACGTCTAATCCGGGCGCACAGACGCCGGGCGATCTAGACGGGCAGAAAATACGCGTCACTGAATCACCTATCGAACAATCCACGATCGACCAGTGGAATCTGAGTCCGAGTCCAATTGCCTGGAGTGAGACCGTCTCTGCAATGCAACAAGGAACCGTAAATGGGATCCATATCCACTATTTCTGGCTATATAACTCTGACATGTTTGAGCAGATAAATTACACTGTCGAAACCGCGACACAGGACAGTCCGGCTATTGTACATATAAATAGAGACACGCTGGATAGTCTGTCGGAGGACAAAAAGAGTATACTAAACGAATCAATCAGTGAGGTCACGCCACAGCAGATCGAAATGGACATCCAGCAGGGTGAAGAAGCGAAAAGTACGATCCAAGAGGAAAATTCCGATATCGAGATCTACACTCCGACAGATGACGAGTTAACTGAGTGGCAATCGGCCGCTAGCTCCGTGTATGATGAGTGGCTCGGTGAGGAAGGTGTTGCAGAGGACACTGTCAAAGCAGTTCTAGATTATCAGGACTATCAACCGCCCGGTGTTGATATATAG
- a CDS encoding universal stress protein — protein MCIVVPVSRSNSADSSLEEGYRLAEKFDEELHVLHVLSRNDFHELNQTSVERKHISVQMEEIERTAAEIASEIADHVPIDVTAVGRVGDPADKIVQYGREQNTRYIVMGAKKRSPVGKTIFGSVAQSVLLNADQPVIVVSE, from the coding sequence ATGTGTATCGTTGTACCAGTCAGTCGGTCGAATAGTGCTGATTCGAGCCTCGAAGAGGGATATCGACTCGCAGAAAAATTTGACGAAGAGTTACATGTATTGCACGTGCTAAGCCGAAATGATTTTCACGAACTCAATCAGACAAGTGTCGAGAGAAAGCACATATCTGTCCAGATGGAAGAGATCGAACGGACTGCAGCCGAAATCGCAAGCGAAATTGCTGATCATGTCCCGATTGATGTTACTGCTGTTGGACGTGTCGGTGACCCGGCAGACAAAATCGTTCAATACGGTCGCGAACAAAACACTCGCTACATTGTCATGGGAGCGAAGAAACGATCACCGGTTGGGAAAACCATTTTCGGTAGCGTTGCACAGTCAGTATTGCTTAACGCTGATCAACCTGTCATAGTCGTCTCGGAATAG
- a CDS encoding MFS transporter yields MSESEESLVRGYTGRILFVVAMGTMLSYLSRLVLSPLLPTIIEEVDISPSAAGFALSVMWFLVAVGQYPGGRFSDKLSRTTVLVIGLGILAIGLGLLAYVRTYVMFIAATGLVGLGGGLYLPAGFAFLSDLFVARRGQAFGINAGSIDVSGVIAGLLAIGVLAVTTWRTAFFPMFAGVVLTLALLHAWSREPYILRRVDHKIPETFRRITTTSQMLRILFAFSLSAFVWQSVTSFLPTFLLAQGFSDSVATSAFMAIFVVGVVIRPVAGGAGDRVGHLLVAVSASVSATVGLVVTAVAPSVPLLILGVLPMAAGLAAIWPVMNAYIMDLFPDANMGGDFGATRTVFMGIGSIGPFIVGVIADTTTFSMAFLGLALCLLASTVVLVLCALEPG; encoded by the coding sequence ATGAGTGAATCCGAGGAATCCCTCGTGCGAGGCTATACTGGACGGATACTGTTCGTCGTAGCGATGGGGACGATGCTCTCGTACCTGAGCCGACTTGTACTCTCGCCGCTGTTGCCGACAATTATCGAGGAGGTGGATATTTCGCCCTCAGCAGCAGGTTTTGCGCTATCGGTCATGTGGTTTCTGGTTGCCGTCGGGCAGTACCCAGGCGGACGTTTCTCTGACAAGCTCTCGCGCACAACAGTTCTGGTTATCGGACTCGGAATCCTTGCGATCGGTCTCGGATTGCTCGCTTACGTCAGAACCTACGTCATGTTCATCGCTGCCACTGGCTTAGTGGGGTTAGGAGGTGGCCTCTATTTGCCGGCGGGTTTTGCCTTTCTCTCAGATCTGTTCGTCGCTCGCCGGGGGCAGGCGTTTGGCATCAACGCCGGGAGCATCGATGTCAGCGGGGTTATCGCTGGCCTGCTCGCTATCGGCGTTCTCGCAGTCACGACCTGGCGTACGGCTTTTTTCCCGATGTTCGCAGGTGTGGTCTTGACCCTCGCCCTGCTGCACGCGTGGAGCCGGGAACCGTACATCCTGCGGCGGGTAGATCACAAGATACCCGAGACCTTCAGACGCATTACCACCACATCTCAGATGCTCCGGATACTCTTTGCGTTCTCGCTTTCGGCGTTCGTCTGGCAGAGCGTCACAAGCTTCTTGCCGACGTTCCTGCTGGCACAGGGCTTCTCCGACTCTGTCGCCACCTCCGCCTTCATGGCGATTTTTGTAGTCGGAGTCGTCATACGTCCGGTGGCCGGCGGAGCCGGCGATAGGGTCGGCCACCTATTGGTGGCAGTGTCAGCTTCTGTATCTGCCACTGTGGGGCTAGTAGTTACCGCAGTAGCCCCGTCAGTCCCCCTTTTAATCCTCGGAGTGTTGCCCATGGCCGCCGGACTTGCAGCTATCTGGCCGGTGATGAACGCCTATATCATGGATCTATTTCCCGATGCGAACATGGGTGGGGACTTTGGTGCGACGCGAACAGTCTTCATGGGTATTGGAAGCATCGGCCCATTCATTGTCGGCGTCATCGCCGATACCACGACTTTTTCCATGGCGTTTCTCGGTCTTGCTCTTTGCCTACTCGCAAGCACTGTAGTTCTCGTCCTTTGTGCCCTTGAACCGGGGTAA
- the aceB gene encoding malate synthase AceB — protein sequence MSVEHNSEREFVRTFFTSPTAVDGEDDTAKMLRSAGQLRGLKAPDVWVPDNEDATAPNMREEGVQNIVEVVSEQGSDFPGEIHPRVVWHRDSPTTRHGGFQQMREIADPDNGAVEYIDGFVIPEVGDIDDWKKADEFITIIEHDHGLEEGSLSMSVIIESAEAELAMGDLREEMGKPSNNLERLFLLVDGEVDYTKDMQAMTPTGELPEWPELRHNTSRGASAAGLISVDGPYDDIRDVEGYRERMTENRAKGMTGIWSLTPGQVVEANKAPLPPKTGSWLLEVDGREIELEGEDGQQVYDGDGLSLEATDGGEYILRESNNRQRLDEDELREELLDRTAYVPSMNDIVDSMEEFEAAKDAGKGAIAMTQSTTLVIGGVEIDISNDRMWDEATYQAAKTPITLFQDVYEHRPDQHEDLEEIYGTDVVERATSVGQ from the coding sequence ATGAGTGTGGAACACAATAGCGAACGCGAGTTCGTCCGAACGTTCTTTACTTCGCCGACGGCGGTCGATGGTGAAGACGATACCGCGAAGATGTTGCGGAGTGCTGGCCAACTTCGGGGTCTCAAGGCCCCGGATGTTTGGGTTCCTGACAACGAGGACGCGACCGCGCCAAACATGCGTGAAGAAGGCGTTCAAAATATCGTCGAGGTCGTCTCCGAGCAGGGGTCAGACTTCCCCGGAGAGATCCACCCTCGTGTCGTCTGGCATCGAGATTCGCCGACTACACGTCACGGAGGATTCCAGCAGATGCGGGAGATCGCGGATCCTGACAACGGAGCCGTCGAGTACATCGATGGGTTCGTCATTCCGGAGGTCGGCGACATCGATGATTGGAAAAAGGCCGACGAGTTCATTACTATCATCGAACACGACCACGGGCTGGAAGAAGGCAGTCTCTCGATGTCCGTTATCATCGAAAGTGCCGAGGCGGAACTAGCGATGGGCGACCTCCGCGAGGAGATGGGCAAGCCGTCGAACAATCTCGAACGGCTGTTCTTACTCGTCGATGGGGAGGTCGACTACACGAAGGACATGCAGGCGATGACGCCCACCGGTGAACTCCCGGAGTGGCCGGAACTGCGACACAACACCTCTCGAGGCGCCAGTGCTGCAGGTCTCATTTCGGTCGACGGACCGTACGACGACATTCGTGACGTCGAGGGCTACCGCGAGCGGATGACCGAGAACCGGGCGAAGGGGATGACCGGCATCTGGTCACTGACACCGGGGCAGGTCGTCGAGGCGAATAAAGCCCCCCTTCCCCCGAAGACTGGGAGTTGGCTGCTGGAAGTTGATGGCCGTGAGATCGAGCTCGAAGGAGAGGACGGACAGCAGGTGTACGACGGCGACGGTCTTTCACTCGAAGCCACCGATGGGGGGGAGTACATCCTGCGCGAAAGCAACAACCGGCAGCGACTTGACGAGGACGAACTGCGGGAGGAACTGCTTGACCGAACCGCGTACGTTCCCAGCATGAACGACATCGTCGACTCCATGGAAGAGTTCGAAGCAGCCAAGGACGCGGGCAAGGGCGCCATCGCCATGACCCAGTCGACCACGCTCGTCATCGGCGGCGTCGAGATCGACATCAGTAACGACAGAATGTGGGACGAAGCCACGTATCAGGCTGCCAAAACTCCAATCACTCTCTTCCAGGACGTGTACGAGCACCGGCCGGATCAACACGAGGACTTAGAGGAGATATACGGCACTGACGTCGTCGAACGCGCTACGTCTGTCGGTCAGTAG